From one Alosa alosa isolate M-15738 ecotype Scorff River chromosome 5, AALO_Geno_1.1, whole genome shotgun sequence genomic stretch:
- the LOC125295257 gene encoding C2 calcium-dependent domain-containing protein 4C yields the protein MMMKVMVRKAQECAEQILGRDSPTSSTCKQLLHGNVLTPHNIPEFFLPPRLIRHHPALPSSLMPLETHNPVETQAHAQECGGREGPVQVEGKKRWMERRSSQTQRPTQTQMLRRPAHLAVRPLDEGSLDESPHTRRKESLFHSTASRLWLEPHTPAATPSQGPLSDVALRESDAEMDMSSSTESTPQATPPARRWTPSPSHLAPPRPFALELLHCQERLHREHLLLLPTRGRLRLATERPAPSPSHDQPLTLRVRVVSVEGLRDPGDPRPFSCSLSLCLSPGKTQQQHSATIRHCREPVVFNEDFFFSQPEGQELSGMQLQVKVKDKSGGLGRVCVLGVISKPLSELMAL from the exons ATGATGATGAAAGTGATGGTGAGGAAGGCTCAGGAGTGTGCAGAACAGATCCTGGGCAGAGATTCCCCGACATCTAGCACCTGCAAACAGCTCCTCCATGGCAACGTCCTCACACCCCATAATATTCCTGAGTTCTTCCTGCCACCAAGACTTATCCGACACCACCCGGCTCTACCCAGCTCACTCATGCCTCTGGAGACACACAACCCTGTGGAGACACAGGCTCATGCACAGGAgtgtgggggcagagagggGCCGGTGCAGGTGGAAGGGAAGAAGAGGTGGATGGAGAGGCGGTCATCCCAGACCCAGAGACCCACGCAGACACAGATGCTGAGGAGGCCTGCACATCTGGCTGTGAGACCACTGGACGAAGGCTCGCTGGACGAGAGCCCGCACACGCGCAGGAAAGAATCTCTGTTCCACTCCACCGCCAGTCGCCTGTGGCTGGAGCCTCACACTCCCGCAGCAAcgcc CAGCCAAGGGCCTCTTTCAGACGTCGCTCTCAGAGAGTCCGACGCTGAGATGGACATGTCTTCCTCCACTGAGTCCACCCCTCAGGCGACGCCGCCCGCTCGTCGCTGGACGCCCTCCCCCAGCCACCTGGCCCCTCCTCGGCCCTTCGCTCTGGAGCTGCTGCACTGCCAGGAGCGTCTGCATCGCGAGCACCTGCTCCTCCTGCCCACCAGGGGGCGTCTGCGCCTGGCAACAGAGCGCCCGGCCCCCAGCCCCTCCCACGACCAGCCCCTGACACTGCGCGTCCGCGTTGTTTCGGTGGAGGGCCTGCGCGACCCAGGTGACCCTCGGCCCTTCAGCTGCAGCCTGAGTCTGTGCCTGAGCCCCGGCAAgacgcagcagcagcacagcgcCACCATCCGGCACTGCCGCGAGCCTGTGGTCTTCAACGAGGACTTCTTCTTCAGCCAGCCCGAGGGCCAGGAGCTGAGTGGCATGCAGCTGCAGGTCAAGGTCAAGGACAAGAGCGGAGGTCTGGGCAGGGTCTGTGTGCTGGGCGTCATCAGCAAGCCGCTGTCAGAGCTGATGGCCCTctaa